gtaatcttaaaaaaacatatatacaacTTTATTCATCATTAATTTAGAATACATTTGAATcgatatatgaaaattttgttttaaaagaaatgagaagaagaaagaagcaaaGTGATTGTGATTTTAGAGATTCTTGTCCTATTTGATGACTCAAGAGATGAGCCATAAATATATCTCTCTATTCATTAGATTGTTGTATTTAAACCCATTCAAGTTTATACGTATATGATCCATCTCCAAATTGTCAATTTAGTATTATCAACTATTTGTCGTTTACGATTTAGAAGTCATCGTCAAACGCATAAATGAGAATATAACTAATCACCgaattataagaaaaagaaaaactagggTGTTGAGAAAGTACGCTAATTAGCACACACTATAACACGCTaaagtatgaaaaataaatattttttattagccATTTTGTTAAATGAACCAATTACCCATTCATATCTAAATAttgctcaaataaaaaaaaaatgtcattttatttcttcaattcccataattattcaataatatagTAAAAGTTGAGGTAAATAATTCTCTAATATTCTATTGTTGGATCTTTATAAGAAATGTAGTGTGTTAATGACATGTTCACACAAAAATATTCCAATAAtgaactttaattttgtgtgtAGTGTAAGTTTCACATTCAATTCTTGAAAGCCATTTTCTGATCTTCAAATTACACTAATATTGAAGTGTCTTTTGATCATAAAAATTAGAGTTATCGTTAAACATACCGAACTAATCAAATCAACTAATGCAATGTagctttttaaatttaaatttattagagtttattgaaatgttttgaatttgttatctaacaCTAGAACAACAAAATACGAGAACATTATTTcgttataattaaattttgtacctatctttttggaaaaaattaatcttgtgtacattctttttcttatttaattttgatagtATGTTACAATTAGaacattaaagaaaattaaaatgaatttaatatcaGTTATCTAGAGagttcttatttttattagttattaattataaaatataccatattattattttatttgttaacaAATATCCTTGAAATATGTTATGATCGCTAGTTATTTTTTCGAGAAATATTCACTTTCTATATGAAACTTCTTCTAACAATGTATGTAATTTAGGGTTATAATTGTAACAATTaccatattttaaagaatgattttgtaatttatcgtaacattattattacataaggtatatatttgcaaaatgacTAAATATACCTTAATAGATGTAACGAAGTAAGTGAtataatagaatatatatagtaatgaGATATAAGGCCCAATCCAAAGTAATATTAGGGAAAAGTTTCATtctattatttcaaacaaacttatattatataagatTTTACAGATGTTTAAGAATTGAAGATGATTATATTAGTTTTGCATGAAAAATGCTATCAGAATTTAGAAGGTTTATGTCAGGTAGGTCATAagatgtttattttttgtatacaTATCTTTTTGTATTAGCAATGAAGATTGTTGATATGAATATAAAGTCGTAGCTGCACATTTCGTATATAGATTTATAGAATTAGACTTATTctgtttaaatatatattgaatagcatgatagcaacatttttgtattgtaaaagtatttttcaaaatgttatagtTAGCAAAAATCTACAAACAATActctgttttaaaaaaatattatggaTTTGTTTTCTCTTAGCAATAAGATCAAATTAAAGTGGGCCTGTAGAGTTACATGTGGATGCTGCCCCAATCAGTTGAGAAGAAAGATTGGAGTGGGCTGGGGGGGATTGTTGGAGATCACAATGGGGTAAAGAGAAGAGAACAAAAGATcgacaaaataaaacaatattggaaaatgaaaagaagaagatgtgAAGAAGTTGACGATATTTGTACACGAACTGACGAAACAATTCCTAAAGAAATCAAGCGCAAGAGTGACAAAATTTCCTGTCagttctttttcctttttatacaaacaatggaagaagaagaagcctGAAACTAACAGCTCAGTGCCTCGTACTTCACCGCAATCGGACGCCCAAATCCAACTTGTGACAGTAAATTCCCCACCACTGCAAGATCTCGACAAAATACCCCTTGATAAACCGATGTATTATGATTCAAATTCGATCCAACGATCTCCTCTGATTTTAATTCCATTTCATCAACACCACCTTCCTGGCTTTGTTGTTGCTGTTGCATTTGAATCACCGCTGTTGTCCTCTTCCTCTGCTTCTCCGCCGCTTCTTCGTCCATAATGGATGTCATAATACTTGAATACCCTTTCTGCAGTAACCTATACAAGAACAATGCCGACATTTTAGCTTTATCTCTAACGGAATCCGGATCAAAATCATCTCCCAATTCGCATCTCTCTAGAAATCCAGTTGCCTTATCGGGCGCATGCTTCAAACAGAGCAATAAGTGAGCTCTTTCTAGCTCAGATCTGGAACACCCACGTCGCAATCCGATCAAACCATAGTAATCCACATTACAAGTTTCACCTGAAGCAACCCTTTGTTTCAATTTCTGAATCCTCGCTGTCAACGCACAAAGCTTCCCAGGGATTTCTCTGTATCGTACATTATGACGCTTCCATACTGGACCGGGAAGCTTTCGATCTCTTAATATCGAATTGTAGAGGAGCTTTAAATGTTCGAGGTCGTGAAGGCAATCTGCGAGGTAATTGATGGATTCGTAGAGATGGGCTCGAGTTTCTAGTGCTTGGATGCAGGTGGGGTCCAAGGTGAGGGTTCGATTGCAGTCAGCGATAGAATCGGCAGTGCGGCCGGCAGCGCGGAAAGCAGATGAGCGGTGGAGGAAGCATTGGGCAAGGAAAGTTTGTGGAACAGGGCGACGACCGTCAAGAATCTTTGTAAAGAGGCGGATGGCCTCGGAAGGTAGGCCGGCCTCAAGGGCGGCAATGGCGGCAGTGCGACGACGAAGAAGGAGCTTTACGTGGCTAAGAAGGGCAGTAGTGGTGTCGGATTCAACGGTGGTTGTTGGAAGGATTGGAAAATTGTTGAGTGAGAAGCCGTCGTCTGACCGACTAGTGCTTTCCCGTCGTGAGGCGGCGGTGGCGAGGCGTTTCCCAGTTTGAAGGAGAACCATGGCATCCTCTAGGAGGCCCAAATGACAGGAAGCTTGGCCCAATACCACGTACCTATACAAGTGAAGCAACTTTACTGTGTTAACTCAATGTTGAATATACATTCTCTACTCAAAATCATTacattcaatataaaaaaaaaaaaaaaaaaaaaaaaagtctttttCATATCAACAACTAAATGTTAAGTATAAGTAGGACACATACACATTATGAAGTTATTACAACCAAAACTAATCATAACTAAAAACAATGAATATTATGTGGATACCTCTTAGAGATGTTTagtgttaaataattttaaaaaatgttaattattgtttaagtaaaaaagattGTACTGAGATATCAGATGTATATGTTCACGCTGCATGAAGTGTGTGTATGCACTTGTGTGATATAACAATAATGAGTGGGAGAATATATAAGATGTCCTTTGTGGACCTAATAAGATTGGagagaaaaaacatatatcatttacggtatttaataatatttgctTCCCTTGACAATCAGAATACAAATTATCTCATGTAATTAGTTTATcctaacatttttcaaatcgaaatcatatttctattaattgttatatatatataagtaaaagactttgtactaaaaaataatagttactattataagtaaaagagTCGATTCCCACTTAGTATTGGTTATATAAgcacaaaaatgtaaaaataaaagttcaaatattttaaaactaattgttgtttaattttttcctttcgCCTAAAAACTGACGGAAAATTACCTCCATCGACTTTCGTTGTCGCAACAATTACAGAGCAATCCCGCCATGATCTTCCTCCTCAAATCCGCAACGGAGAAGAAGCACTTGAACGAGGAGTCATGATCCTGCAACTCCGATAACGAAATAGAACAAGTAGAGGacgaagacgaagaagaagaaaccagAAGTTTCGCTTGCTCTCTCGAAAATTGCTGGGACGAGTAGTTTTCCGATCCCGAGGACTCATCTCCCCCACTTCTCATACTCGGTAAATACTCCTGAAGCATATCAGCAACATCCTTATACCGGCGCAGATAAAGAAGCGACCGAGCCTTAAGTTCCAATGCCTGTTCATACCTCGGCGCAAGAACAAGAGCCGCATCAAGAAGATTCAAAGCCGAAACGACTTCGTTTTCCCCTCCAGAAGCAATCAAACACCTGGCATCTTTCACATACCTATTCGCCATctacaaaaaagaaaggggaaaaaaaaaagtcagaattaatttgaaaaaatagaaatagaaatgaaaatggaaaaattaaaacGAAAGATAAACCTGTTTATGAGAAAGCCACCATTGCTTCTTCTCGGTAAGGGCGAGAGAGGGAGATGAAAGCACCATTGTTAACAAAATTGTGAAATGGTggaagaatgaagaagaggGTAGAGGAAACAATAAGAAATTATAgcattttatttacaattgatgaggaaagaaaagagaatttaaAAAGGGATTGACATTTTGCGTGAAGAAATGGTGAGTAAATAAGAGAGGGAGGGGGGTTGGTCTTGGCTTGGTAGTTGCGGGAGAGAGAAGTAGTTTTATATATCAACagagatattaattattaaaggAAGAAGATTATTTTTGTGCTTTGTTTTGGAGTTGATGGCTGGCAGTGGATTGCCATTACATCGGATTCTAATTTGTTTTGAGAAGGAAACTGGTAACCGGGTAAAGCCGGTGACTAtgtatagtttttatttggtaTTGATGACCGGGTGTGGGAAGTGACTCATCACGGGTTCTTGCCCCCTTTGGCTAACACCGGTTACACC
This is a stretch of genomic DNA from Cucumis sativus cultivar 9930 chromosome 4, Cucumber_9930_V3, whole genome shotgun sequence. It encodes these proteins:
- the LOC101221887 gene encoding uncharacterized protein LOC101221887; amino-acid sequence: MVLSSPSLALTEKKQWWLSHKQMANRYVKDARCLIASGGENEVVSALNLLDAALVLAPRYEQALELKARSLLYLRRYKDVADMLQEYLPSMRSGGDESSGSENYSSQQFSREQAKLLVSSSSSSSSTCSISLSELQDHDSSFKCFFSVADLRRKIMAGLLCNCCDNESRWRYVVLGQASCHLGLLEDAMVLLQTGKRLATAASRRESTSRSDDGFSLNNFPILPTTTVESDTTTALLSHVKLLLRRRTAAIAALEAGLPSEAIRLFTKILDGRRPVPQTFLAQCFLHRSSAFRAAGRTADSIADCNRTLTLDPTCIQALETRAHLYESINYLADCLHDLEHLKLLYNSILRDRKLPGPVWKRHNVRYREIPGKLCALTARIQKLKQRVASGETCNVDYYGLIGLRRGCSRSELERAHLLLCLKHAPDKATGFLERCELGDDFDPDSVRDKAKMSALFLYRLLQKGYSSIMTSIMDEEAAEKQRKRTTAVIQMQQQQQSQEGGVDEMELKSEEIVGSNLNHNTSVYQGVFCRDLAVVGNLLSQVGFGRPIAVKYEALSC